One segment of Mycoplasma sp. E35C DNA contains the following:
- a CDS encoding ABC transporter ATP-binding protein, translating into MNRIIKNFNWKSWIIILIALVFGTFYVFVAGYVVILIKNFADLIAGNKEPDWLVPDPNNKIQAVINLSAVSLSLIFVSFFIKIISRIMLLKQTLIASNLFKNQIYQKINSLSLEQFSKYKRSSLINRINVDYSKLEDAALKVFVYMIENVFEVFIYIGFSIALSPYLSLIYLIFIPIITTLIVVGAKKTEKNYKQSYESLDNLNQVIRENIVGIKVVRIFNLEQFQTQRYDLHHKNWFKSILKADLFLTTMWQLIFLSINIFITLVLTLSGYLNKVNSNLSPGTVIGFLNYLTFTSYVVIGLADYALKIIKTKPINKRFDQIFSLKNDDVSEDKNTNPIKGKIEFKNLNYKYDQNNFNVLNNINLTINSGENIGIIGSIGSGKSTLVGLLSGLKKADNNSIYLDDVDINDYNINHVRKNVSYDFQKKLLFSGSIKSNILKANANATDQQLQDVIKYSCSNDFINNFKDKENHILTEFGNNLSGGQKARVCISRTLIKDSRIMIFDDSLTALDNITAKKVLTNILDNYQERTKIFISQQIRIIKDLDKIIVLDKGNVVGFDTHKNLLNNCQIYREIYESQKKIGDDV; encoded by the coding sequence ATGAATCGAATAATTAAAAATTTCAACTGAAAAAGTTGGATCATAATTTTAATTGCTTTAGTTTTTGGAACTTTTTATGTTTTTGTTGCTGGATATGTTGTTATTTTGATTAAAAACTTTGCTGATTTAATAGCAGGTAATAAAGAGCCTGACTGATTAGTTCCAGATCCGAATAATAAAATTCAAGCAGTAATTAATCTTTCAGCAGTAAGTTTGTCATTAATTTTTGTAAGTTTTTTTATCAAAATTATTAGCAGAATAATGTTATTAAAACAAACATTGATTGCTTCTAATTTATTTAAAAATCAGATCTATCAAAAGATCAACAGTTTGTCGTTAGAACAGTTTTCAAAATATAAACGATCAAGTTTAATTAATCGGATTAATGTTGATTATTCTAAGTTAGAAGATGCAGCATTAAAAGTGTTTGTTTATATGATTGAAAATGTTTTCGAAGTATTTATATATATTGGTTTTTCAATTGCATTAAGTCCATATTTATCGTTAATTTATCTAATTTTTATCCCGATCATAACAACACTAATAGTGGTTGGCGCTAAAAAAACCGAAAAGAATTATAAGCAAAGTTATGAGTCGTTAGATAACTTAAATCAAGTGATTCGCGAAAACATTGTTGGCATTAAAGTTGTTAGAATTTTTAATTTAGAACAATTCCAAACTCAACGATATGATCTGCATCATAAAAATTGATTCAAATCAATTTTAAAAGCTGATTTGTTCTTAACAACTATGTGGCAATTAATTTTCTTGTCAATTAATATTTTTATTACTTTAGTTTTGACTTTATCTGGTTATTTAAATAAGGTTAATTCTAATCTTAGCCCAGGAACTGTGATTGGATTTTTAAATTATTTAACATTTACAAGTTATGTTGTCATTGGGCTAGCTGACTACGCATTAAAAATAATTAAAACTAAACCGATTAACAAACGTTTTGATCAAATTTTTTCTTTAAAAAACGATGATGTTAGCGAGGATAAAAACACCAATCCAATTAAGGGAAAAATCGAATTTAAAAATTTAAATTATAAATATGATCAAAATAATTTTAATGTTTTAAATAACATTAATTTAACTATTAATTCTGGTGAAAATATCGGAATCATTGGATCGATTGGATCTGGTAAATCAACATTGGTAGGTTTATTATCTGGATTAAAAAAAGCTGATAATAATTCGATATATTTGGATGATGTTGATATTAATGATTACAACATTAATCATGTTCGTAAAAATGTTAGTTATGATTTTCAGAAGAAATTATTATTTTCTGGATCAATTAAATCTAACATTCTAAAAGCTAATGCAAATGCGACTGATCAACAATTACAAGATGTAATTAAATATTCTTGTTCAAATGATTTCATTAATAATTTTAAAGACAAAGAAAATCATATATTAACTGAATTTGGTAACAATTTATCTGGTGGTCAAAAAGCTAGAGTTTGTATTTCTAGAACTTTAATTAAAGATTCAAGAATCATGATTTTTGATGATTCACTAACTGCACTTGACAACATTACTGCTAAAAAAGTGCTAACAAATATCTTAGATAACTATCAAGAACGCACTAAAATTTTTATTAGTCAGCAAATTAGAATTATTAAAGATTTAGATAAAATTATTGTTTTAGATAAAGGTAATGTTGTAGGTTTTGATACACACAAAAATTTATTAAATAATTGTCAAATTTATCGTGAAATTTACGAATCACAAAAGAAAATTGGAGATGATGTCTAA
- a CDS encoding ABC transporter ATP-binding protein, which produces MKNIKHLIQFLKDDKRAIIVMMVLTTFKSLFTITGSIIFGYVIENIFVNITTENPELANKNWIELLKFSGILIAVYIFLFASYITSAKLSIRVAYKTTVRIRDIVFRKIHKLDLLTLERIMNGEVINKVSVDIDLISANLSMFLSEILSTPIVSFLIIISLFVISPFLSLITVFLMICMFVVQIIMIKSANKHQNKTQDLYAKVSTFIEEHVQQYELIKSLDITQSVNKEFEQLLEQYLKANLKSSKLFSAIYPINFLFEDTIIVSSFIFSLLFYAFNITSGSSIGIWSTINIGLITTYNLMLRFSLGELGYLFRISADVQITIVSIRRIKELLDLKQKFEYENHKINQLNSIKFENVSYSYDNKNLALDNISFEIKAKTSTALVGETGSGKSTIMNLISRYYQPTNGRILMNDFDYKQLDEFDFNNKISVVLQDSIMFSDTIYNNIACIKKDATKDEVIKAAKEAKIHDFIVNLKDGYDTYIDEDLSNLSNGQLQQIALARAFLSDAEILILDEATSSVDSKTEKNIQDAIFKVMNKKTVILIAHRLSTIINVDNIIVMKKGRIIESGSHDQLIAKKGYYYELNQANVDESTLM; this is translated from the coding sequence ATGAAAAATATTAAACATTTAATCCAATTCTTAAAAGACGATAAAAGAGCGATTATTGTGATGATGGTTTTAACAACTTTTAAGTCATTATTTACCATCACAGGATCAATTATTTTTGGTTATGTTATTGAAAATATTTTTGTTAATATCACCACTGAAAATCCTGAATTAGCAAATAAAAATTGAATAGAATTATTAAAATTTTCGGGAATTTTAATTGCTGTCTATATATTTTTATTTGCAAGCTACATAACAAGTGCTAAATTAAGCATTCGTGTTGCTTATAAAACAACAGTTAGAATTAGAGACATTGTTTTTAGAAAAATTCATAAGCTTGATCTTTTAACATTAGAACGAATTATGAATGGTGAAGTGATCAATAAAGTTTCGGTTGATATTGATCTGATTTCAGCAAATTTATCAATGTTTTTAAGCGAAATTTTATCAACGCCAATTGTTTCATTTTTAATCATTATTTCGTTGTTTGTAATTTCACCATTTTTATCATTAATTACGGTATTTTTAATGATTTGTATGTTTGTTGTGCAAATTATAATGATCAAATCTGCTAATAAACATCAAAACAAAACTCAGGATTTATATGCGAAAGTTTCAACGTTTATTGAAGAGCATGTCCAACAATATGAATTGATTAAATCATTAGATATTACACAATCTGTTAATAAAGAATTTGAACAATTATTAGAACAATATTTAAAAGCCAATTTGAAATCTAGTAAGTTGTTTTCAGCAATTTATCCAATCAACTTTTTATTTGAAGATACCATCATTGTTTCATCATTTATTTTTAGTTTATTGTTTTATGCATTCAATATCACTTCTGGTTCTTCAATTGGTATTTGATCAACAATCAATATCGGTTTAATTACTACATACAATTTGATGCTGCGTTTTTCATTAGGAGAACTAGGATACTTATTTAGAATTTCAGCTGATGTTCAGATTACAATTGTTTCAATTAGAAGAATTAAGGAATTATTGGATTTAAAACAAAAGTTTGAATATGAAAATCACAAAATCAACCAATTGAATTCAATAAAATTTGAAAACGTTTCTTATTCTTATGATAATAAGAATTTAGCTCTTGATAATATTAGTTTTGAAATCAAAGCTAAAACCTCAACAGCATTAGTTGGTGAAACAGGTTCTGGAAAATCAACAATCATGAATTTAATATCAAGATATTACCAACCAACAAATGGCAGAATTTTGATGAATGATTTTGATTATAAGCAACTTGATGAGTTTGATTTTAATAATAAAATCAGCGTTGTTTTGCAAGATAGTATTATGTTTAGTGACACGATTTATAACAACATTGCTTGCATTAAAAAAGATGCTACTAAAGACGAAGTAATCAAGGCTGCGAAAGAAGCAAAAATTCACGATTTTATCGTAAATTTAAAGGATGGTTATGATACTTATATTGACGAAGATTTATCAAATTTATCTAATGGTCAATTGCAACAAATTGCCTTAGCAAGAGCGTTTTTAAGCGATGCTGAAATTTTAATTTTGGACGAAGCAACTTCAAGTGTGGATTCAAAGACTGAAAAGAATATTCAAGATGCTATTTTTAAAGTGATGAATAAAAAAACTGTAATTTTAATAGCTCATAGATTATCAACAATCATTAATGTTGACAACATTATTGTGATGAAAAAGGGTAGAATTATTGAAAGTGGATCACACGATCAATTAATAGCTAAAAAAGGTTATTATTACGAACTAAATCAAGCTAATGTTGATGAGTCTACGCTAATGTAG
- the rplU gene encoding 50S ribosomal protein L21, producing MFAVIASGSKQYRVKLNDEIYVEKINSEVGSKVVFDKVYFVNNVFGKPFVAGASVTCEVVKQGKQKKINVIKHISQKHHLKKYGHRQPYTKLKVVEIKHG from the coding sequence ATGTTTGCAGTTATTGCATCTGGTTCTAAACAGTACCGTGTAAAATTAAACGACGAAATCTACGTTGAAAAAATTAATTCAGAAGTAGGTTCAAAAGTTGTTTTTGATAAAGTGTATTTTGTGAACAACGTGTTTGGCAAACCATTTGTAGCAGGAGCATCTGTTACTTGTGAAGTTGTTAAACAAGGTAAACAAAAAAAGATTAACGTAATCAAACACATCTCTCAAAAACACCACTTAAAGAAATACGGTCACAGACAACCATACACTAAGCTTAAAGTTGTAGAAATCAAGCACGGATAA
- a CDS encoding ribosomal-processing cysteine protease Prp, with amino-acid sequence MIHITLYASAIKIEGHAFFDNPGHDIVCAGVSAIVFGGINYFEQNEVKIVKDDENSLIFLELLEVNLKNLTAINVMKTQLWVIAKVYDKNIKIIDETNKIVTGK; translated from the coding sequence ATGATTCACATAACTTTGTACGCAAGTGCGATAAAAATCGAAGGCCACGCTTTTTTTGATAATCCTGGTCACGACATCGTATGTGCTGGAGTTAGTGCGATTGTTTTTGGTGGGATTAATTACTTCGAACAGAATGAAGTTAAGATTGTTAAAGATGATGAAAACAGCTTAATCTTCTTAGAATTATTAGAAGTAAATTTAAAAAACCTAACAGCAATCAATGTCATGAAAACTCAATTATGAGTGATTGCTAAAGTCTATGATAAAAACATCAAAATTATTGATGAAACAAACAAAATCGTAACAGGAAAATAA
- the rpmA gene encoding 50S ribosomal protein L27 codes for MKKIWFQLDLQFFASKKGVGSTKNGRDSNPKFLGAKIADGQQAKTGQIIYRQRGNKIWPGKNVGQGKDDTLFALANGVVRYTKFMGNKTKVSVVVEQSK; via the coding sequence ATGAAAAAAATCTGATTTCAATTAGACCTACAATTTTTTGCTTCTAAAAAAGGTGTAGGGTCAACTAAAAACGGACGTGATTCAAACCCGAAATTTTTAGGTGCTAAAATTGCTGATGGTCAACAAGCAAAAACTGGTCAAATTATTTACCGTCAAAGAGGTAACAAAATCTGACCTGGTAAAAATGTAGGCCAAGGTAAAGACGACACATTATTTGCGCTAGCTAATGGTGTAGTAAGATACACTAAATTCATGGGTAATAAAACCAAAGTTAGTGTTGTTGTTGAACAATCTAAGTAA
- a CDS encoding deoxyribonuclease IV: MTKKKIKYLGCFVGAKRPNFMLDMVKTVVDYNATSFMFYSGPPQNFRRVPTSEFKLKEAREYLANNNLADLGDNYVVHAPYLINLANGDKDKRKRSFDFFVDELRRTYELGAKYFVLHPGSALNVKDKNEAIHHLANELNNAISQTKDTIICLETMADKGQQICSKFEDIKQVIDLIEDKSRIGVCFDTCHVHDAGYDLSDTEGIIAEFDRVIGLEYLYVIHLNDSKNPKGSKKDRHANLGYGMIGFDNLINFIYHDKICDKIIILETPWIDDEKLGERPLYKEEIQMINQKRFIDNLINKDEK; the protein is encoded by the coding sequence ATGACTAAAAAAAAGATTAAATATTTGGGATGTTTTGTTGGTGCTAAACGACCTAATTTTATGTTAGATATGGTTAAAACTGTTGTTGATTATAATGCAACAAGTTTTATGTTTTATAGTGGTCCGCCCCAGAATTTTAGAAGAGTTCCTACTTCTGAATTTAAGTTAAAAGAAGCTCGTGAATATTTAGCTAATAATAATTTAGCTGATTTGGGTGATAACTATGTTGTTCATGCCCCTTATTTAATTAATTTAGCTAACGGCGACAAAGATAAAAGAAAAAGAAGTTTTGATTTTTTTGTTGATGAACTAAGAAGAACATACGAGTTAGGTGCAAAATATTTTGTCTTACACCCTGGTTCTGCTTTAAATGTTAAAGATAAAAATGAAGCAATTCATCATTTAGCGAATGAATTAAATAACGCCATATCACAAACCAAAGATACAATTATTTGTTTAGAAACCATGGCTGATAAAGGTCAGCAAATTTGTTCAAAATTTGAAGACATCAAACAGGTAATTGATTTGATAGAAGATAAATCAAGAATTGGTGTTTGTTTTGATACATGTCACGTTCATGATGCTGGTTATGATTTATCAGATACAGAAGGAATTATTGCTGAATTTGATCGTGTGATTGGTTTAGAATACCTATATGTTATTCATTTAAATGATTCAAAAAATCCCAAGGGTTCTAAGAAAGACCGTCACGCTAATTTAGGTTATGGAATGATTGGTTTTGATAATTTAATTAACTTTATTTATCATGACAAAATTTGTGACAAAATCATCATTCTTGAAACTCCATGAATTGATGATGAAAAACTGGGTGAACGACCTTTATATAAAGAAGAAATTCAAATGATAAATCAAAAAAGATTTATTGATAATTTAATAAACAAAGATGAAAAATAA
- a CDS encoding Fur family transcriptional regulator: protein MKNNQLDNYLKILNDNKYRITSPRRLVLECLLDSSDYHSIEDIIDHIEQKTNKKPNIASIYNVLQTFIQLNIVDSFLNTSHDLKRYYTIKHEHHEHIYFINTAANQNKDLNTLVIPEEINKSLVAYFNKLKIKHPQYYIVVSGECKDNIITHKNDETK, encoded by the coding sequence ATGAAAAATAATCAACTAGATAACTATTTAAAAATCTTGAATGACAATAAATATCGCATTACTAGTCCAAGAAGATTGGTATTAGAATGTTTATTAGACAGTTCAGATTATCATTCAATTGAAGACATTATTGATCACATTGAACAAAAAACCAATAAAAAACCAAATATTGCTTCAATCTATAATGTTTTGCAAACATTCATTCAACTAAATATTGTTGATTCTTTTTTAAATACTTCTCATGATTTAAAGCGCTATTACACAATCAAGCATGAACATCATGAACATATTTATTTCATCAATACAGCAGCTAATCAAAATAAAGATCTAAATACACTAGTAATTCCAGAAGAAATTAACAAATCATTAGTTGCTTATTTCAATAAACTAAAAATCAAACATCCGCAATATTACATTGTAGTTTCAGGCGAATGTAAAGACAACATAATAACGCATAAAAACGATGAAACCAAATAA
- a CDS encoding DUF3196 family protein has translation MKPNNLINDSELNFNSIDEIINHLKNDKDISGDESKKFYISLLELINQDVHKKAFKKALSAVQEELDTDYLPFDLIKYFVQASYLIKRKMYESEFDWLEKLEKQELINKTIINFSDNLWYFDYLATKNSDYWESDDFEFFRPIFIAKTYDNASKLMAAQLLQNIEAFHDLEFKVYNNKLKQNFDVKLTKDNIWSDGTENYFNAVLDDIETHFYKDPSKDQLAGEIVNNIMLEYYPSYCDLAKPKELSTGIIQYVKNCFDNQKPNHKIDPIIYDLIHNTIN, from the coding sequence ATGAAACCAAATAATTTAATTAACGATTCAGAATTGAATTTTAATAGTATTGATGAGATCATTAATCATTTAAAAAATGATAAGGATATTTCTGGTGATGAAAGCAAAAAGTTTTACATTTCATTATTAGAACTAATCAATCAAGATGTACATAAAAAAGCTTTTAAAAAAGCTTTAAGTGCTGTTCAAGAAGAATTAGATACAGACTATCTACCTTTTGATTTAATTAAGTATTTTGTTCAAGCTTCATATTTAATTAAACGTAAGATGTATGAAAGTGAATTTGATTGATTAGAAAAGCTAGAAAAACAAGAATTGATAAATAAAACAATTATCAATTTTTCCGATAATTTATGATATTTTGATTATTTAGCTACTAAAAATTCTGATTATTGAGAAAGTGATGATTTCGAATTTTTTCGCCCAATTTTTATTGCTAAAACCTATGATAATGCATCTAAATTAATGGCAGCTCAATTACTGCAAAATATCGAAGCTTTTCATGATTTAGAATTCAAAGTTTATAACAATAAACTTAAACAAAACTTTGATGTTAAATTAACAAAAGATAACATCTGATCTGATGGAACCGAAAACTATTTCAATGCAGTATTAGATGATATTGAAACGCATTTTTATAAAGATCCATCAAAAGACCAATTGGCTGGTGAAATTGTAAATAACATCATGCTTGAATATTATCCAAGTTATTGCGACTTGGCTAAACCAAAAGAATTAAGCACTGGAATTATTCAGTATGTCAAAAATTGCTTTGACAACCAAAAACCAAATCATAAAATTGATCCAATCATTTATGATTTGATTCATAACACTATTAATTAA
- the tig gene encoding trigger factor, with the protein MFKIREKTNADHKVKYLLDVDQKTWNDAYTKKVKAAVKNVKLQGFRKGHVPYDEAIKYVNQASIFDKAINSLTNPIYLELVKQEKLGESDTVIELRPEVEVTELSDDKLVLAYIFETVPEVTLGDYKSIDGFIEFKEVSEEEVQAEITRISKTDSTVVEKAEGSTLQKGDIAFLDFSGEIDGKAFEGGKAKNYELEIGSNSFIPGFEDQMVGMKVNEKRDLHLKFPADYHVKEYADKPVLFKVKLNAIKEVKLPEMTVEKINELMKTSYKTLEEAKTDIKARIHRNKAEHTRQMNTMLLNEFANSKCQFSHMPKALLDPEVERLYQQFAQQMGQLKMTIEDALKLQNLTKEQLLNRLTEEATKTIKLVLVLEKISSVEKVEVSEAEINEEIEEQIKLVGGGRELEAAQSEALKKYLESQKEMFESLILNKKVVELVIKQNLKK; encoded by the coding sequence ATGTTTAAAATTCGCGAAAAGACAAATGCTGATCACAAAGTTAAATATTTATTAGATGTTGATCAAAAAACTTGAAATGATGCTTATACTAAAAAGGTTAAAGCTGCTGTTAAAAATGTAAAACTTCAAGGATTCAGAAAAGGACATGTGCCTTATGATGAAGCGATTAAGTACGTTAATCAAGCAAGTATTTTTGATAAAGCAATCAATAGTTTAACTAACCCGATTTACTTAGAATTAGTTAAACAAGAAAAGCTTGGTGAATCTGATACAGTTATTGAACTTCGTCCAGAAGTTGAAGTTACTGAATTAAGCGATGATAAATTAGTTCTTGCTTACATTTTTGAAACAGTTCCAGAAGTAACATTAGGTGATTACAAATCAATCGATGGCTTCATTGAGTTTAAAGAAGTTAGCGAAGAAGAAGTGCAAGCTGAAATTACTAGAATTTCAAAAACAGATAGCACAGTAGTAGAAAAAGCAGAAGGATCAACTTTACAAAAAGGTGATATTGCCTTCTTAGATTTTTCTGGTGAAATCGATGGCAAAGCGTTTGAAGGTGGTAAAGCAAAAAACTACGAATTAGAAATCGGTTCAAACTCATTCATTCCAGGATTTGAAGATCAAATGGTTGGTATGAAGGTTAATGAAAAACGTGATTTACACCTTAAATTCCCTGCTGATTATCATGTTAAAGAATATGCTGACAAACCAGTTTTATTCAAAGTTAAGCTAAATGCTATTAAAGAAGTTAAATTACCTGAAATGACTGTTGAAAAAATCAACGAATTAATGAAAACTTCTTACAAAACATTAGAAGAAGCTAAAACTGATATTAAAGCAAGAATTCACCGCAATAAAGCTGAACACACAAGACAAATGAACACTATGCTATTAAATGAATTTGCTAACAGCAAGTGTCAATTCTCTCACATGCCAAAAGCTTTATTAGATCCGGAAGTTGAACGTTTATACCAACAATTTGCTCAACAAATGGGTCAATTAAAAATGACTATTGAAGACGCTCTTAAATTACAAAATTTAACAAAAGAACAACTACTTAACCGTCTAACAGAAGAAGCAACTAAAACAATTAAATTAGTTTTAGTTTTAGAAAAAATTTCATCAGTTGAAAAAGTTGAAGTTAGTGAAGCTGAAATCAACGAAGAAATTGAAGAACAAATTAAATTAGTTGGTGGTGGTAGAGAGCTAGAAGCGGCTCAATCAGAGGCTTTAAAGAAATATTTAGAAAGCCAAAAAGAGATGTTCGAATCACTAATTCTTAATAAAAAAGTTGTAGAATTAGTCATCAAACAAAACCTTAAAAAATAA
- the lon gene encoding endopeptidase La: MATAKGSLKAPLLISRKMVVFPYNNYVLNIGRSRSVNIIKKIKEENDSKSKSSNDVAKILVVVQKNDSIDKPTVSDIYKYGTLCEITKIHEEVDRDTGDITYEVSIRALERIKINTTNLKNVSLEEYIEPVGYSVCKSTLSVPAKELCETIQKEGILDKDDFKKLSKASLTSKELDRISLNLAANANSSLGYNLLSEHNQQAILEQDDIKERFELYFKFWRKNRTNIKNSERNEEIKQIEKMIDLKMKNQLTKQQNEYYLREKLKTIKEELGDISNREDDVDNIRAKVANNPYPQHIKDRIISEIDRYESTAPLSQEANVIKTYLDWLVNLPWWQVKDNNFQIDKVTKTLDENHYGLSKVKEKIIEYLALAMRTKKTKGPIMCLVGPPGVGKSSLVKSIAEALNKEFVKISLGGVHDESEIRGHRRTYVGSMPGRIIKGMKKAGVTNPLFLLDEIDKMGQSQNHGDPTAALLEVLDPELNDKFNDNYIEEDYDLSNVMFVATANYVEGIPEALYDRMEIIELTSYTEHEKLSIAKNYLVPRALKEAELTKEELDFTDAGIMHIIKHFTKEAGVRSLERVLKQIVRKFLVASLRSKSLKSQTIDIPEVKHYLKKEVFDYTQKDEQTIPGIVNGMAYTQYGGDLLPIEVSLAQGGKGNVVITGNLKETMKESANVALGYVKANATEFGIDTDIFQKVDIHIHVPSGGIPKDGPSAGTALTTAIISAFTSKKVSPSIAMTGEITLRGKVLPIGGVKEKTISAHRGGVRTIFLPEKNERYLDEVPKEILKDLEIIPVKHYREIYDKIFG, encoded by the coding sequence ATGGCAACAGCAAAAGGCTCATTAAAAGCACCATTATTAATATCAAGAAAGATGGTTGTTTTTCCTTATAACAACTATGTTTTGAATATTGGACGCTCGCGTTCAGTAAATATTATTAAAAAGATTAAAGAAGAAAATGATAGCAAATCAAAATCTAGTAATGATGTTGCCAAGATTTTAGTTGTCGTTCAAAAGAACGATTCAATCGACAAACCAACTGTTAGTGATATTTATAAATACGGAACGCTTTGTGAAATTACTAAGATTCACGAAGAAGTTGACCGAGATACTGGCGACATAACTTATGAAGTATCAATTCGTGCGCTAGAACGTATCAAAATTAATACAACTAACTTAAAAAATGTTTCACTAGAAGAATACATTGAACCTGTTGGTTATAGTGTTTGCAAATCAACCCTATCAGTTCCAGCTAAAGAATTGTGTGAAACAATTCAAAAAGAAGGAATTTTAGATAAAGATGATTTTAAGAAATTATCAAAAGCAAGTTTAACCAGCAAAGAACTAGACCGTATTTCATTAAATTTAGCTGCTAATGCTAATTCTAGTTTAGGTTACAATTTATTATCTGAACACAACCAACAAGCAATCTTAGAACAAGACGATATTAAAGAACGTTTTGAACTATACTTTAAGTTCTGAAGAAAAAACCGTACAAACATCAAGAATTCTGAACGTAATGAAGAGATCAAACAAATTGAAAAAATGATTGATCTCAAGATGAAGAATCAATTAACTAAGCAACAAAATGAATATTACCTACGTGAAAAATTAAAAACAATTAAAGAAGAATTAGGTGATATTTCTAATCGTGAAGATGATGTTGATAACATCAGAGCTAAGGTTGCTAACAACCCATACCCACAACACATCAAAGATCGTATTATTTCTGAAATCGATCGTTATGAATCAACAGCTCCTTTATCGCAAGAAGCAAATGTAATTAAAACTTATCTTGATTGATTGGTAAATTTACCATGATGACAAGTTAAAGATAATAACTTCCAAATTGATAAAGTAACCAAAACATTAGATGAAAACCACTATGGTTTATCTAAGGTTAAAGAAAAGATTATTGAATACTTAGCGCTAGCAATGCGCACTAAGAAAACCAAAGGACCAATTATGTGTTTAGTAGGTCCTCCTGGGGTTGGTAAATCGTCATTAGTTAAATCAATTGCAGAAGCACTAAATAAAGAATTTGTGAAGATCTCACTGGGTGGGGTTCATGATGAATCTGAAATCCGTGGTCACCGTCGCACTTATGTTGGTTCAATGCCTGGTCGTATCATCAAAGGTATGAAAAAAGCAGGTGTAACTAACCCATTATTCTTATTAGATGAAATTGATAAGATGGGTCAATCTCAAAATCACGGAGATCCAACAGCAGCATTACTAGAAGTTTTAGACCCTGAATTAAACGATAAGTTTAACGATAATTACATTGAAGAAGATTATGATCTATCAAATGTAATGTTCGTGGCAACTGCTAACTATGTTGAAGGTATTCCAGAAGCTTTATATGACAGAATGGAGATCATTGAATTAACTTCATACACTGAACATGAAAAGCTATCAATCGCTAAGAATTATTTAGTTCCAAGAGCACTTAAAGAAGCCGAATTAACCAAAGAAGAATTAGACTTCACTGATGCTGGAATTATGCACATTATCAAACACTTTACCAAAGAAGCTGGTGTAAGAAGTCTTGAACGTGTTTTAAAACAAATTGTTCGTAAATTCTTAGTAGCAAGTTTAAGAAGTAAGAGTTTAAAATCACAAACCATTGATATTCCAGAAGTAAAACACTACTTGAAAAAAGAAGTGTTTGACTACACCCAAAAAGATGAACAAACAATTCCTGGAATTGTTAATGGAATGGCTTACACCCAATATGGTGGTGACTTATTACCAATCGAAGTAAGTTTAGCACAAGGTGGTAAGGGTAATGTTGTGATTACAGGTAACTTAAAAGAAACCATGAAAGAATCTGCTAATGTTGCCTTGGGTTATGTAAAAGCAAATGCTACTGAATTTGGTATTGATACGGACATCTTCCAAAAAGTAGATATCCACATTCACGTTCCAAGCGGTGGTATTCCAAAAGATGGTCCAAGTGCTGGAACAGCATTAACAACTGCAATTATTTCAGCATTTACTTCTAAAAAAGTTAGTCCTTCAATTGCGATGACTGGTGAAATTACTTTACGTGGTAAAGTATTGCCTATTGGTGGGGTAAAAGAAAAAACAATTTCAGCTCACCGTGGTGGGGTTAGAACGATCTTCTTACCAGAAAAAAATGAACGTTATTTAGACGAAGTTCCAAAAGAAATCTTAAAAGATTTAGAGATCATTCCTGTTAAACATTACAGAGAAATTTACGATAAAATTTTCGGTTAA